The following is a genomic window from Ignavibacteria bacterium.
AGCTTTAACCCGACCCATACTTTTTTTAGACTCCCCTCTTTAATTCCGCCTTGCGGAACAGGGATAATATAAAACGATTCTTGAACGTCAAATATAAGTTTCATGCTATCGTTAGATACTGGAACCGGGATAATATCGACTTTTGTAAATAATTTCAGATTATTAAGACGGTCGACGTCTTCTTTTAGAGTTACAAGGTCAAGAGTTTTTCCGGGCTTGCTTTCAATTTCACGAAGGATTATTTCTTTTTCTGTTACTTCATTTCCCGTAATAATAACTTCATCTATTATTATTTCTTTTTTTGTTCCCGGTTCCTGAGAGTAGCAGAAATTATGTGCGGATATTAAAGATAAAATTAATAATAAAAATAATATTGATGAAACATATTTCAATTTTTTTGCTGTAAGCTTCTAAGTTCTTTTAATTTATTTAACAAACGGTATGCATCCTGGCTCTGAGGCACCTCCAAAGCAAATGCTTTATTGATTAATGCTTCTGCCTCATCATACTTGCCAAAATTCATCAGATAATTTGCACGGTTGAGATAGGCATTAAAATATGCAGTCATCAGAAATTCATAATGATAACCTTCCTGTTTTGTAGCTTCAAACTTAAAATCAGGTTCCGTGTAATTATCAAATCCTGTTTCCGTCGTATATCTTACCAATAAGCCCTGAGGAATTCGTTTCATGTCAGCACCAAATCTTTCCTGAGCCGCTGATTGCTCTATTTCAAACGTTGTATAAAAAGGTCTGGTTTGATTTTTTGCCGGTAATGATTGCAATAATTTCAAAAAAGCATTTTGTATCTTCATTAGGTCTTGACGGTCTGCCTCAGTGCTTGGCTTTGTATACCGGTCAGTAAACCTTTCAAACTTTGTCAGTTCTGTTTTATATGCTTCAAACTCAGCTCTCGAATTATTATAAACCTCAGAATAATTTTTTTCAATATGATTTAAATACCAGCCGCGTCTTAGAAGTTCTTTATCAATGACAATTATGTCGGGTCTTATGTTCTCAACATATTGATAATAAAACGATGCCGAGACCCAAAAATCCCATTGCGTAGAAAAAATAATTGCGTTCGGAGCCGCTGATGCAAAAACATTCATAGTATAATCCTGTACATAAAAATTATCATTCTCGTTTGCCTGTGAGTAATTCTGATAAATTAATATTAGCGGAATTACAAGACCTATATAGACAAACTTCCTGAAAAAATCCAACTTCTCATATAAAAATAACAATCCGAAGGCAATCCAAATTCCCGAAACAATGTACGCTAAGAGAAAATACGAATCTATATCGTATATATCATAATTTATTGCATATAAGACCGTAAAAATGAAAAGCAGAAAAGTATAATAAAAAACTTTTCTGTTTGCCTGAAATAGTCTGATAACACCGGATATTGCAAGTATCAGGAATACATATCCAAATTCTTTAGGGAAAGAATTTGTAAAATATCCGAATTGTTTTGCTGCATTTTCAGATGAAGAAAACATCCATACACTAAACTGCTTGCCCGATACATGTCTGTAAAAATTTTCCCAATCATGAGGATTCCCCCAGCTTAAAACCCCGTTATCAGCTCTCACAGGCAGATAAATATATACCGTCAATCCGATTATGAAAAATACCGCTATCCATAAAATTTTTTTGAAAGCTGCCTGATTGAATCCATTTATTGAAAAAAAGAGATATAATGTGCCGATGCTGAGAAATATAGTAGTAAGGTGATTTGTGAAGCTAAGCCCAAGCACAAACCCGAATAATAACCAGTATTTTGCATTACCTTCAAAACAAGCTTTTAAGAAAATATAGATTATTGTTACAAGAAAAAATATGTGCAAAGCATAAACTTCGATTGCATTACTCGATGACCAAAACGTAATTGAGAACGCTAATGTTAAAGTCGAAATCAGCGATATAACATATATATTCTTCTTGTCACTAACACTTTTGGGTAAACAATTTTCTAATATGTTTTTGCTGGTAAAAAGATAAGCCAAAAGATTGAAAAACATCACACAAGCAAGCGAAGATATAACCGCGCACATTAGATTAAGACGGTAGATTTCCTCTCCTATCGGCATCTTAGAAAACACGTTTCCTAAGATGGTAAAAAGCGGGTATCCTGTCGGGTGAGCAACACCGAGCTTTATGCAGACGGTTGCAAGCTCGCCTGAGTCAATAAATGAAACAGTAGGAGCAAGTGTATAAATGTAAACAATAAGCGGAATTATGAAAGACGCTATCTGAAAATATAATTTTGTTGAGGATTCTTTCAGATTCAATTTTAATTCTAATTAATTATAAATTTGAGTGTTCGATATATAAACACCTGTTGTCTATGTAAATTATGCCGTTGTCCTCGGCAATTCTTTGTGCTTCAGGATTACCAACACCAATTTGTGTCCAGATAACAGGCACTTTATAGTCTAGTTTAAGAACTTCTTCTACAACTCCGACAACAGCATCAGGTCTTCTGAATATGTCAACTATTTCTATCGTATCGGGAATGTCTTTTAATACTGAATAACATTTCATTCCATCGACAACTTTTCCGTCTAACTTAGGGTTAACTCCATAAACTGTATATCCTTGTTTGTGCATGTACCGTGCAATCTTTAAGCTGTCACGAGCCGGATTATCAGACATGCCAACTACTGCTATCTTCTTATATTTGCTGAGAACATCTTCAATGATATCCACAATTATCTCCTATTCCTTTTTCATTT
Proteins encoded in this region:
- a CDS encoding DUF2723 domain-containing protein produces the protein MNLKESSTKLYFQIASFIIPLIVYIYTLAPTVSFIDSGELATVCIKLGVAHPTGYPLFTILGNVFSKMPIGEEIYRLNLMCAVISSLACVMFFNLLAYLFTSKNILENCLPKSVSDKKNIYVISLISTLTLAFSITFWSSSNAIEVYALHIFFLVTIIYIFLKACFEGNAKYWLLFGFVLGLSFTNHLTTIFLSIGTLYLFFSINGFNQAAFKKILWIAVFFIIGLTVYIYLPVRADNGVLSWGNPHDWENFYRHVSGKQFSVWMFSSSENAAKQFGYFTNSFPKEFGYVFLILAISGVIRLFQANRKVFYYTFLLFIFTVLYAINYDIYDIDSYFLLAYIVSGIWIAFGLLFLYEKLDFFRKFVYIGLVIPLILIYQNYSQANENDNFYVQDYTMNVFASAAPNAIIFSTQWDFWVSASFYYQYVENIRPDIIVIDKELLRRGWYLNHIEKNYSEVYNNSRAEFEAYKTELTKFERFTDRYTKPSTEADRQDLMKIQNAFLKLLQSLPAKNQTRPFYTTFEIEQSAAQERFGADMKRIPQGLLVRYTTETGFDNYTEPDFKFEATKQEGYHYEFLMTAYFNAYLNRANYLMNFGKYDEAEALINKAFALEVPQSQDAYRLLNKLKELRSLQQKN
- a CDS encoding CoA-binding protein codes for the protein MDIIEDVLSKYKKIAVVGMSDNPARDSLKIARYMHKQGYTVYGVNPKLDGKVVDGMKCYSVLKDIPDTIEIVDIFRRPDAVVGVVEEVLKLDYKVPVIWTQIGVGNPEAQRIAEDNGIIYIDNRCLYIEHSNL